The DNA sequence TTCGTCAAATGGGGATTGATGCAGACGGCAGGCGCGCGCATGCGCGTATCAGAACGTCTCCCAATCGTCGGCGCCGGCCGTTGCCGCAGCCGGGGACGGCGCGCTCGCTGCGGCTGCCGGCTTGCGCGCCGGTGCCGTGCGCTTCGGTGCGGCGTCACGCTCGTTGCGCGTGGCAGGCGCGGCGGTCGGCCCAGCGGGCACGGAAGGTGCGGCTGCCGCGGCCGGCTGCGCAGCGGGCGCAGGCTTCGCGCGCGGCGCCTGACGCGTGGCGCCGGCTGCGACCGACGGTCGCGCCGCGTCGTCGTCGAGCCGGAACACCGCTGCCGTTTCGCGCAGGCGCGCCGCCTGTTCGTCGAGCGATTGCGCGGCGGCCGCCGCTTCCTCGACGAGCGCCGCGTTCTGTTGCGTGACTTCGTCCATCTGCGCGACCGCGCGAGCGACTTGATCGATGCCGCTGCTCTGCTCTTCGGACGCCGCGGCGATCTCGCCCATGATGTCCGTCACGCGCTGCACCGCGGCGATCACGTCGTGCATCGTGCGGCCGGCTTCGTCGACCAGTTGCGAGCCCGTGTGGATACGCTCCACCGACGCGTCGATCAGCGCCTTGATCTCCTTGGCCGCGCTCGACGAGCGCTGCGCGAGGCTGCGCACCTCGCCCGCGACGACCGCAAAGCCGCGCCCTTCCTCGCCGGCGCGCGCCGCTTCGACGGCCGCGTTCAGCGCCAGGATGTTGGTTTGAAACGCGATGCCTTCGATGATCGCGATGATGTCCGCGATCTTCGCCGAGCTGTCGTTGATTTCGCCCATCGTGCCGACCACCTGGCCGACCACCGTATTGCCCTTGTTGGCGATCTCCGATGCGTTCGCAGCCAGCGCGCTCGCCTGCCGTGCATTGTCCGCGTTCTGTTTCACGGTGCCGGTCAGCTGCTCCATGCTCGATGCAGTTTCCTGCAGCGCGGACGCCTGCTCCTCCGTACGCGACGACAGGTCGATGTTGCCGGCGGCAATTTCCCGCGCGGCCGTCGCGATCGACTCGCTGCCGCCGCGCACCGTGCGCACGGTGTCGACGAGCCCGCGCTGCATCTTCGCGAGACCGTTCAGCAGTTGCCCCATTTCGTCACGCCGCTGCACGACGATCGCACGGCGCAGGTCGCCTGC is a window from the Burkholderia vietnamiensis LMG 10929 genome containing:
- a CDS encoding methyl-accepting chemotaxis protein, with amino-acid sequence MVIANLTIRARIGLTMAFLAVLLAVIGVLGLYGMSTANDSMRELFTNQMPSAVDVAVADTYAARERLALDRAALLVGTPDSATAVERSREMRAQSDAWWKKYLDLPRGPEEDRIAQDVAAKRQALQRNCDAFGALVTAGDRDRLGEGAKQLQVKYNDLTTASEALRNFQFSDAQRGFDHAESVYETLRVVSVVALLAGFVAAVLSWLTLTRAIGRPLAEALGHFDAIAAGDLRRAIVVQRRDEMGQLLNGLAKMQRGLVDTVRTVRGGSESIATAAREIAAGNIDLSSRTEEQASALQETASSMEQLTGTVKQNADNARQASALAANASEIANKGNTVVGQVVGTMGEINDSSAKIADIIAIIEGIAFQTNILALNAAVEAARAGEEGRGFAVVAGEVRSLAQRSSSAAKEIKALIDASVERIHTGSQLVDEAGRTMHDVIAAVQRVTDIMGEIAAASEEQSSGIDQVARAVAQMDEVTQQNAALVEEAAAAAQSLDEQAARLRETAAVFRLDDDAARPSVAAGATRQAPRAKPAPAAQPAAAAAPSVPAGPTAAPATRNERDAAPKRTAPARKPAAAASAPSPAAATAGADDWETF